From the genome of Phycodurus eques isolate BA_2022a chromosome 22, UOR_Pequ_1.1, whole genome shotgun sequence, one region includes:
- the slc38a2 gene encoding sodium-coupled neutral amino acid symporter 2 isoform X1, with amino-acid sequence MLYKGMKQTEMSRLSREDDNSSTNSNDYNYPDCPRKVPLNEQYADMDPESENFLPDKNPGKKNYETEYHQGNASFGMSVFNLGNAIMGSGILGLSYAMANTGIALFVILLVAVAIFSLYSVHLLLKTANEGGALVYEQLGYKAFGMPGKLAASCSITMQNIGAMSSYLFIVKYELPIVILAFTGSNGEWYTNGDYLVLLVSLFIILPLSLLRNLGYLGYTSGLSLLCMVFFLIVVIIKKFQIPCPLSFNVHAENETFSNGHNATISPNNATAVDYSDACTPKYFVFNSQTVYAVPILTFAFVCHPAILPMYEELKDRSQRRMQGVANVSFLAMFVMYLLAALFGYLTFNVHVESELLHTYSKVYKFDVILLIVRLAVLTAVTLTVPVVLFPIRTSINQFLCASKFSWIRHTIITVLLLTSTNILVIFVPTIRDIFGFIGASAAAMLIFILPSAFYIKLVKKESMKSVQKIGATAFLLCGFVVMIGSMSLIILDWVHNATKEHPGGH; translated from the exons ATGCTTTATAAAGG CATGAAACAAACCGAGATGAGCCGTTTGTCTCGTGAAGACGATAACAGCAGCACCAACAGCAACGACTACAACTACCCAGATTGTCCGAGGAAGGTCCCACTGAATGA GCAATATGCAGACATGGATCCGGAGAGTGAAAACTTCCTCCCGGACAAAAACCCAGGGAAGAAGAACTATGAGACAGAATAT CACCAAGGCAATGCCTCCTTTGGCATGTCTGTCTTCAATCTGGGCAACGCCATCATGGGTAGTGGAATCTTGGGGCTGTCCTACGCCATGGCCAACACTGGCATTGCACTATTTGT GATCCTCCTTGTGGCCGTCGCCATCTTCTCCTTATATTCTGTGCATTTGCTGCTGAAGACAGCCAATGAAGGAG GTGCGCTGGTGTACGAGCAGCTGGGCTACAAAGCCTTCGGGATGCCCGGAAAACTGGCCGCTTCCTGCTCCATCACCATGCAGAACATCGGAG ccATGTCAAGCTACCTCTTCATCGTCAAGTACGAGCTTCCCATTGTCATTCTGGCTTTTACAGGAAGTAACGG TGAATGGTACACAAACGGAGACTACCTGGTGCTGCTTGTGTCACTCTTCATTATTCTGCCCCTATCACTGCTTCGGAACTTAG GTTACCTTGGATACACCAGCGGCCTGTCACTCCTCTGCATGGTGTTCTTCCTCATTGTG GTGATCATCAAAAAATTCCAGATCCCATGCCCGCTTTCTTTCAATGTCCACGCCGAGAACGAGACATTCAGTAACGGCCACAACGCCACCATATCTCCCAACAATGCAACCGCCGTGGACTACAGTGATGCCTGCACGCCCAAATACTTTGTATTCAACTCTCAG ACTGTCTACGCTGTTCCCATCCTGACCTTCGCCTTTGTGTGCCACCCAGCAATCCTGCCCATGTACGAGGAGCTCAAAGA CCGTTCCCAGAGAAGGATGCAAGGAGTTGCCAACGTGTCCTTCCTGGCCATGTTCGTCATGTACCTCCTGGCGGCACTCTTCGGATATCTGACCTTCAACG TGCACGTAGAGTCCGAGCTGTTGCACACTTACTCCAAGGTCTACAAGTTCGACGTGATCCTGCTCATCGTCCGCCTCGCTGTGCTCACCGCTGTCACCCTGACCGTGCCCGTGGTGCTCTTCCCT ATCCGTACCTCCATCAACCAGTTCCTGTGCGCCTCCAAGTTCAGTTGGATCCGCCACACCATCATCACGGTGCTCCTGCTAACCAGCACCAACATCCTGGTCATCTTCGTCCCGACGATTAGAGACATCTTTGGCTTTATCG GTGCATCTGCTGCCGCAATGCTCATCTTCATCTTGCCCTCGGCTTTCTACATCAAACTGGTCAAGAAGGAGTCGATGAAATCTGTGCAAAAGATCGGG GCCACTGCCTTCCTGTTGTGCGGCTTCGTGGTCATGATCGGCAGCATGAGCCTCATCATCCTCGACTGGGTCCACAATGCCACCAAGGAACACCCAGGCGGACACTAA
- the slc38a2 gene encoding sodium-coupled neutral amino acid symporter 2 isoform X2, whose amino-acid sequence MKQTEMSRLSREDDNSSTNSNDYNYPDCPRKVPLNEQYADMDPESENFLPDKNPGKKNYETEYHQGNASFGMSVFNLGNAIMGSGILGLSYAMANTGIALFVILLVAVAIFSLYSVHLLLKTANEGGALVYEQLGYKAFGMPGKLAASCSITMQNIGAMSSYLFIVKYELPIVILAFTGSNGEWYTNGDYLVLLVSLFIILPLSLLRNLGYLGYTSGLSLLCMVFFLIVVIIKKFQIPCPLSFNVHAENETFSNGHNATISPNNATAVDYSDACTPKYFVFNSQTVYAVPILTFAFVCHPAILPMYEELKDRSQRRMQGVANVSFLAMFVMYLLAALFGYLTFNVHVESELLHTYSKVYKFDVILLIVRLAVLTAVTLTVPVVLFPIRTSINQFLCASKFSWIRHTIITVLLLTSTNILVIFVPTIRDIFGFIGASAAAMLIFILPSAFYIKLVKKESMKSVQKIGATAFLLCGFVVMIGSMSLIILDWVHNATKEHPGGH is encoded by the exons ATGAAACAAACCGAGATGAGCCGTTTGTCTCGTGAAGACGATAACAGCAGCACCAACAGCAACGACTACAACTACCCAGATTGTCCGAGGAAGGTCCCACTGAATGA GCAATATGCAGACATGGATCCGGAGAGTGAAAACTTCCTCCCGGACAAAAACCCAGGGAAGAAGAACTATGAGACAGAATAT CACCAAGGCAATGCCTCCTTTGGCATGTCTGTCTTCAATCTGGGCAACGCCATCATGGGTAGTGGAATCTTGGGGCTGTCCTACGCCATGGCCAACACTGGCATTGCACTATTTGT GATCCTCCTTGTGGCCGTCGCCATCTTCTCCTTATATTCTGTGCATTTGCTGCTGAAGACAGCCAATGAAGGAG GTGCGCTGGTGTACGAGCAGCTGGGCTACAAAGCCTTCGGGATGCCCGGAAAACTGGCCGCTTCCTGCTCCATCACCATGCAGAACATCGGAG ccATGTCAAGCTACCTCTTCATCGTCAAGTACGAGCTTCCCATTGTCATTCTGGCTTTTACAGGAAGTAACGG TGAATGGTACACAAACGGAGACTACCTGGTGCTGCTTGTGTCACTCTTCATTATTCTGCCCCTATCACTGCTTCGGAACTTAG GTTACCTTGGATACACCAGCGGCCTGTCACTCCTCTGCATGGTGTTCTTCCTCATTGTG GTGATCATCAAAAAATTCCAGATCCCATGCCCGCTTTCTTTCAATGTCCACGCCGAGAACGAGACATTCAGTAACGGCCACAACGCCACCATATCTCCCAACAATGCAACCGCCGTGGACTACAGTGATGCCTGCACGCCCAAATACTTTGTATTCAACTCTCAG ACTGTCTACGCTGTTCCCATCCTGACCTTCGCCTTTGTGTGCCACCCAGCAATCCTGCCCATGTACGAGGAGCTCAAAGA CCGTTCCCAGAGAAGGATGCAAGGAGTTGCCAACGTGTCCTTCCTGGCCATGTTCGTCATGTACCTCCTGGCGGCACTCTTCGGATATCTGACCTTCAACG TGCACGTAGAGTCCGAGCTGTTGCACACTTACTCCAAGGTCTACAAGTTCGACGTGATCCTGCTCATCGTCCGCCTCGCTGTGCTCACCGCTGTCACCCTGACCGTGCCCGTGGTGCTCTTCCCT ATCCGTACCTCCATCAACCAGTTCCTGTGCGCCTCCAAGTTCAGTTGGATCCGCCACACCATCATCACGGTGCTCCTGCTAACCAGCACCAACATCCTGGTCATCTTCGTCCCGACGATTAGAGACATCTTTGGCTTTATCG GTGCATCTGCTGCCGCAATGCTCATCTTCATCTTGCCCTCGGCTTTCTACATCAAACTGGTCAAGAAGGAGTCGATGAAATCTGTGCAAAAGATCGGG GCCACTGCCTTCCTGTTGTGCGGCTTCGTGGTCATGATCGGCAGCATGAGCCTCATCATCCTCGACTGGGTCCACAATGCCACCAAGGAACACCCAGGCGGACACTAA